GTTGCTAGACCTTATGATTTTTCGGGTGATCTactgatttttcaaataggtactAGCTTGGAAAGAAAGGgatagttataatatttgttaaatactaCCCAGAATATTTAAGAAAGGAAAAGTAaatttgcatattatgttaacgaggtatcaaaatatactgCACTTTCCAACATGTACaataaatcaacaaaaattgtatgaaatattttagaagaAACTGACGAAATAGTTAATGgagaaacaattttatgacattcaagaatttattacattgcggAATCTGTGACAACGAagaattagtttagtttaatttatttcgtttaatatttgcacacccagaTAATAGGTAGAATGATGTACATTCTACctattatttataggtataatatatatattattattagcactataaaattgtaataacagcacctacatttgtaaatgtaatttgaatttatatttgccagtttcgtcgctttaatactgagttgaattttattttattttatttgtttatgaaCATAACAGTCgtacatgatttaatataaaaaagttctaaaattcactacgaccacacaacatgttctattattaaaaaaagaaaaacagcatataaaaaaaacaagcctcacaatgaaattgaatattgaaactagattctgactctgcagagggtacaaatccaaactccgcagtcagcagattaaaccggtttgaaaaacataatttatttattcctatttattttatttaaaataaagtttattttttgtaacttaaATGCATCCACtgtctttttttaattctccatatatctacttttccagtttctggcaacactcatgatatcgggacgatattatcggataatgtgaaagggcaaattgtgtccgatatcggatatcggctatcggcttccgatatccgatatcggaccggacaatgtgaaaacgctctaacaagaaaattgttgtgttttatcactttcacacctaacttggtattgccactgttaatacgaagttttcccaaggctatgtatgccgtaatattctgtgcaaaaggttagtttttgtacatgagtttgttgataaattgccaacaacgtcattcagaagcattgttggatgagacaattattatttatgctaaataaaataagtatctggaccaattattaaaaagcgaaactccctgattatgggtagttaccataacaaaattgtagcaactctcactttgacaatatggcataagtgtcaaaaaaattgcgtcgcttcgaatatttaagttaatattgttgcgtatttaataaatattttccgaatataaataatgtattgcattgtgaaaaattgcagaagtgtttggacaccaaattctggcatagaatttcacaggcaagtgtatatttacgttatttacaatattcctcaatactcctgcatttacctatttagaatcatttcaatggcaaaaattgtaaaattttgcatcattttagaaagcagtcatgttaaatttgttattttcctaatactttatcatttttcaacaagttttcaataaacaaaattaacaagtaaggtaaccatgatgacgagtttttatggatagtgaagagaatatattgtaataagtaacaatattatgatgaaatttagaacaccattttcaagatttttactagtaatgaaacaacactcgacatcggtattgcactcacatgtagttataagattgttcgtttttacattgaaatttatacttttttaacttacctcatattttttattttaggtatttcagctttccaaaaagtaaaataaaaagaaatatatgtgcccatcaagggtaaaaatactgaggattacgacccagaaaaaaataccttttgaaaaataaactttatttttttttagtaaagttagctgaaatttgtgcaaggcgtttattataaacagtttttctttgatgattttggcttgaaattgacccgtcgaagcaacgcgtttaaaaagaagatctgagtagcttacaatttggtaaacagcatctgatgcaaaacacaactttcttctatttacaaaggatgttaatgctatatatcggttcatatccaggctttgtagccaagagttatttaaaactatcattctataccaattaaaattgtatgtacctataaagtatggccagtaatattataatataattaatactgttaaaaatatatgtcgttattatttatagaccatgatttttagttttttctatttcgaaaaatcctgaatatacaaaccagtgtggtcacccacagaaagagacaaaaaacaacactgacgtcattcaaggttatattttcttgtgacaagtcaatggtcatagtgcaatctccagtgtataagatataagcttcttgggcAAATCCAATTTTATGTGACAATGACAAATGACAGTTGAATAATATtgccaaaattaaaaaaaaagtcttatttatttttttatttttctcgtCTATACATAAGTTCAATGCTTTGTTATCTGCGCGTCGTTcagatttttttcttaatatattatctgtctctgaaaaaaaatctatatctTACTCTCTTACTCTATGCCTATTCTAGTCTCTGTGGTTTATGAAGTTTACTTTACAaccaaaattacataaaaatattaatcatgaatggaattataataaaatagttatataCTGCGTTTTTTGTTTCTCTAAAATGAACATTTAATGTATATGGAATagtaaatattacttattactatACAAAATGGTTTATGAGCCGATTCCGAGAACTGTCCGCATTATTTTGCTGGGTGAACCAGGAGTCGGCAAAACATCACTCATTCTCTCTTTAGTTACTGAAGAATTTACAGAACATGTTCCACCGAAGGCAGAAGAAATCACAATTCCTGCTGATGTTACACCAGAACAAGTACCGACGAATATTGTTGATGTATGTTGTACGTATCGCAAGTTCCATATAACATTCTACTTATTTCTAAATTCCCACGCACAGGTATTAATAaacgattatttattttagtgtgTGAACAAACAATTGAACAAGTTGCCGAAGAAATAGAAAAGGCTCATGTGATTTGTATCGTATTTTCTGTTGACAAGCAAGAAACGCTTAATAAAGTCGCATCGTACTGGCTACCGTTTGTGAGGGACAATTGTCCAGAAGATTATAGGAAACCAGTGATCTTAGTaggaaataaaattgacttaATTGATTATTCGATTATAgatgtaagtatataattctTATAAGAGATAATAGTACACAATATAGTTTTAGACTACCATTACtgtatttctatttttctCATTTTTGCATCATATAGGTATTAActattatagtaataattaattatgcaaTTATTACATGTTTCTAGAATATTTGGGATATAGCAGAGGAATACCCGGAGGTAGACCGATGTATTGAATGTTCTGCTAAGACATTGACTAATGTCTCTGAAATGTTCTATAATGCACAAAAAGCTGTTTTGCACCCAATACATCCTATTTATTCAATAGAAGAACAAGAAGTGAGTATTAATATAGAATACAAAGATAAAagagctttatatattataatatccttTCTTAAATTCTATACTTTggaagaatattttaattgtattgaaCTTTGCAGCTCACAGAAAGGTGTAAAAAGGCATTGTCaagaatattcaaaatatgtgaCTTAGATGGTGATGGAGTTTTGGATGATTATGAAATAACAGTATTCCAGAAAAAGTGCTTTGACTCTCCATTACAACTGCAGgtgcaatataatattttgcatgagAATTCCTTTAGGTATGATTTGTATCAGAATGATAATaatgaacatatttttttaggttcTAGATGAAGTAAAATCTGTTATAGCACAAAATATTGCTGGGGGAATAGAGAATGAATGCATCACAATGAAGGGATTTATATTCTTGCACTGTCTTTTCATACAGAGAGGAAGAAATGAGACAACATGGACAGTACTACGTAAATTTGGTTATGATGAGAGTTTGGAATTGAcacaaagttatttatatgCTAAGTATGTTTAATGTCTTATAAGAGCTAGTCAGCTAGCACGccagagcaacttttgtctccgcaactattttgtctctcccatcaactctatggggagtcgCGTCGCTACATGCGCgaactttcttactagcccatagagttgatgagagagacaaaatagctgcggagacaaaagttgctcttgtgcgctagctcttagaatcattattaaattaatgaacaACATAAAATCTTGAATGAAATATCTGATCTATATTTTAGTCTGAAAATACCAGCAGGCAGCACATCAGAACTTTCGTACAAAGGCCAACAATTTTTGACGCAAATTTTTGAGAAGTATGATAGGGATAAAGATGGAATGCTAAATCCTACTGaacttaaaaatgtattttcatgTTGTCCTCGCATACCCTGGCATAACTTAAGGTATACTGTACCAACCAATGATAAGgtatgcatttttatatttattcacatAATGATTTGGTatgacatattatataaataagtgttgaaaattgtttttcttttttcaggGGTACTTGACTTTACAAGGCTGGATGTGTCGTTGGACATTAATGACCCTCCTAGACTTGCAAAGTACAAGTGCTTACTTAGCTTATTTGGGATATAATTTCTTagaaaatgaatcccaaaaatCTGCATTTCATGGTAAGTACTTTCATATTAACTTAAACTATCTGTgttccgcggtttcacctgcattgctccgctactgttggtcttagcgtgatgataaataaCCTATAGCCTATCTCAataaatgggttatctaacactgaaagaattttttaaatcggaatCGGAAACATGTGTTGTTTTtcctaaattaattattttctagcACTTcttattgcatttttttatattttcaacaaaacAGATTTTTTCTTGAGCTCCTGCTAATGTTTCTGTTTGGTTTTATTTCAGTTACTCGGGagaaaaaaattgatatagctaaaaaacaatcaaaccGTAATGTATACCAGTGTCATATCATTGGACCCAGAGGTTGTGGTAAAACATCCATATGTAGGAGTTTTTTAGGAATAGCACATAAGGtagtgtttaaattattatttaatgtatagCTATGTCTTCTTCAACCCatctatgtatgtataatgtatatgttaTAATGTAAATTGCCTGTTGAAGTTTATAAGTTAAAtttgtatgttatttattaattttataaagttttcataACTTTAATTAGTTTAACACTGTATTATATCTACAGAAAATCAAACCTCATTCCAATGAGCGAGGAGATGGATACTCTACAGAGAACAACTGTTgtattaatacagtattagTGTATGGGCAAGAGAAGTACTTAGTTTTAAAGGAAATACCAATCACACGTGTCTCCGACCCTCTGCAGCCTCATGAAGTTAATTGTGATGTAGCTTGCCTTGTTTATGACGTCACCGCTAGTCGATCTTTTGAGTTCATCGCTAGAATATATATTGTGAgtataaagataaattatttgttagaCCAGACCTATGTCCTTTAGGCTAAATGAACACCCAACATTACAATATTCgtctttacattttataactgtgctatttttaactagctgcgctccgcggtttcacccgcgtggctccgctcctgttggtcttagcgtgataatatatagccatTCTCCTTCCTCGGTATAtgtgctatctaacaccgaaataatttttcaaatcggaccagtagttcccgagattagcgcgttcaaacaaactcttcagctttataatattttttttttttttttttttttttttcttttaattttcaaatttcaaatttatttattattattaaacatacatacatacaataattacaattacaatttattacaataggtatacaattaaaattcatgtaaaagtatataaataaaaaggctaccaaaacaattatttatacaagccAATGTTTCCCTAGCTAGGTTACTGGGCAACCTGTGTTTAGGAGAAACAGCTTGcctctaaaataaatacacaaaaagcCTCTTAGcaagtacttaattattataaattaaaattggttaCAATAGGgagtaagagaaaaaaaaatatgtgtaaaattTAAGGTGTATAAGAGAATGCGGGTGTGGCGAATGAAACTGTATCTTAtgaatgtatatatatttgtgtgtgtatgtgtatgtgtgtgcgtgtgtttgtgtaagtgtgtgtgtgtgtgtgtgtgtgtgtgtgtgtgaaatattatattatagatatctaAGCAAGAGTCACGTTTACACTTAAGCCAGTATCTCAAGAAGTTGTTCTGTCTCGTCATAAGTTTTTCCTAATAGAAAGAAGCGTACggttaatttacatttagaaTACGGTAAGGCATAGATGCTAAGActatcattaattttgttatacaaATAGGGTCCGAGGAAGTAAAAGAACCTCTTGGTGAACATGCTATTTGGCTGAGGAACAGTGCAGATTTTGTTCTTTCGTCGAAACGAGGTTGTAACTAGAGGTGTTAATCGGTGTTGTAAAATAATagtctgtaaaataaaatgttgtctAACGGTGAGAACCTTCCAATCTTTGTACAGGTCGGTTGTACAATACTGCATAGGTTTAAACGTGGAGACTTTCATAACTGCTCTTTGAGCCACCTCGAGGGGCTTCAGCtcatattagtatagattttattgaAATCGTGATCATACACCAATTAACTAATGATATAAGTGTATAATCAtagtcataaaattaaataaaaattctgaaCACAGTTGAGAGTTTGATATCTTGGTTATAAAttactagttttccgcccgcggcggctgtgcccgcggtttcaaagaaaaacttgcatagttcccgttcccgtggaatttccgggataaaacctatcctatattattCGTGGATattgtagctttcgaatggtgaaagaatttttaaaatcggtccagtagtttatttattcctattcattttaatcaaacaaacaaacaagttttcctctttataatattagtgtagattatatttttgaaataagcAGCTCCCTCGCAAAAacttgttatttgttatttgaaGTATAAACATAACATACTACATTAGATCAACATGGTATAATTTATAGAACAAAATTTTACGACTTTTGTACACCATCcatgttttttagaaatattttgctGAAAGTCACATCCCTGTACTGATTGTTGGAACCAAAGGAGATGGCATGATCACCAGACAGGAATATATTCTACAACCAGAAGTATTTTGTAGCAAGTACCAATTGCTTCCACCGcaactctttaatattaaagagaATAAGCACGATGTTCTTGTGAAACTTGCGACAATGGCTGCTTTTCCGTAAGTATTGTAAATGAGATTCTAATTACTGTACTGTAATTAtttgtcattaaaatttattaatatttaaatgtagaaGTAAAATAAGTCTCCTAAAGACTTATTTTATCTAATGCACATAATGTACTAGGACCTaggtattacatattatatggaaCTAATGACTGTAAGCTATTTTGTAATCGTTAAACAAGCAGATCATGGtcttttttatcaaatacattttaatttaaacttattgatataaatagaatatatgttatactagatttccgcccgcggcttcgcccgcgtttgcaaaggaaaacccgcatagttcccgttcccgtgggatttccgggataaaaactatcctatgtgttaatccaagttaccctctatatgtgtgctaaatttaattgtaatcgtttcagtagtttttacgtgaaagagtaacaaacatccatacatccatacttacaaactttcgcctttataatatactagctgctccgcgcggtttcacccccgtggccccacccctgttggtcgtagcgtaatgacacatagcctataaccttcctcgataaatgggctatataacagcgaaagaatttttcaaatcggaccagtagttcccgagattagcgcgttcaaacaaacaaactcttcagctttataatattagtatacattAGATTAGATTAGATAATTCCTAACTGTAAGTTACAATTGgctgataatataatatagtattactgtttttttaattcacaatATGTTAACCAGTCAATTTCAAGCTGCTTGGATTTTGTTCAGCAAACACAGGTTAGTTGTATGTATTGtgatatcaattattatttaactggACCATAGTGTAGTTacccatattatttttaaaatttacgagCTCTTCCGACTATTTAAAGGAAGGGCCTTCTGTATGTATATCTGTCACTAAGCTTATCGTAAACAATTGGACCGATTTAGATGAAGTTATGCTATCGGGATTGATAGATGGCGCTATTGTCAGTATTTAACGGTtaaatttctaatttattgtaatattcaaCCATGCCAGCGTCCgtctacaatctacatgtTCGCTAGTTTACgaatacttaataaatattctcaTTTCTCATAACTATATTGGAATACGTCAAATTAACTAATAAGCTATCATTATTTCAGACATCTCAAACAGTTTGCGAGTTTTGCTGGCGATAACTCGTCCTGGTGGAAGGCTGGTATTGGGGTCGCCGCTGCTACTATAATGGGCCTCGTTCTTATCAAGATACTTAACTTCCAGAGACAATAGATGTAGGAAAATAGGAGAAACTGCTTTCTTGGTGAAAAGTGCAAATACGTTACAAATTACAagaatgtaatataaaatatatattagtaaacctacaaattataataataaaccacCAAAGAAGCTCccgtatataaaatatttttattttgagttgTAAATAAACGcattaaattgaatatattgactttcatttcaattaaatcCTAACAAATAGACGCCGATGGCGCAACTGCATATGTTAGTAagtctattaattataaatcttgtaaaaaatgtcTACGTTTCGTATTATCAAAATAGGTAAGCATAAGTACCTTTAGTTTTTCGAGTCCTTAATCTGCCTAAAAATTCAATGTATGTTATCTATGaggatttataaataatatattatatgcatttCGCCTTTTCcctaataaattcataaaaacgCACGAGCGCAATATTATCACCGTGCAACAATTAACCAAATATgaacctacataatattgtcgtggccatatcgtagatttgcttaTTTCATGAAACGATTGACCACATCACACCATGATGTGGTTTgagcagatcaatgataagaaatcgtttctcgATGGTCTACTAAACGTACGtgtttttcatgaaatgatcaaaactTTGTATTGAGCAAattacgatatggccacgaaaCACATGCTGAATTTTTAAGCATTTTCAGAGCGAGCGGCGTGCATCGTAAATACCTCTCAATTTACTCATAAATCAAACCTAACTCGCCTACCACGGCAACGAAAAATATTCAGTTACTAATGAAGAGATCATCGCAGCACGTGAAATTAATTTCACGTATAACTTCGAAAATAAATGTGGCTAATAGCAGTTAATAGATTGCACATGTCTACTATTTTTAGGCTATTGTACTGATATTCTGATAATGGTGT
This is a stretch of genomic DNA from Colias croceus chromosome 4, ilColCroc2.1. It encodes these proteins:
- the LOC123690906 gene encoding mitochondrial Rho GTPase yields the protein MVYEPIPRTVRIILLGEPGVGKTSLILSLVTEEFTEHVPPKAEEITIPADVTPEQVPTNIVDVCLCEQTIEQVAEEIEKAHVICIVFSVDKQETLNKVASYWLPFVRDNCPEDYRKPVILVGNKIDLIDYSIIDNIWDIAEEYPEVDRCIECSAKTLTNVSEMFYNAQKAVLHPIHPIYSIEEQELTERCKKALSRIFKICDLDGDGVLDDYEITVFQKKCFDSPLQLQVLDEVKSVIAQNIAGGIENECITMKGFIFLHCLFIQRGRNETTWTVLRKFGYDESLELTQSYLYANLKIPAGSTSELSYKGQQFLTQIFEKYDRDKDGMLNPTELKNVFSCCPRIPWHNLRYTVPTNDKGYLTLQGWMCRWTLMTLLDLQSTSAYLAYLGYNFLENESQKSAFHVTREKKIDIAKKQSNRNVYQCHIIGPRGCGKTSICRSFLGIAHKKIKPHSNERGDGYSTENNCCINTVLVYGQEKYLVLKEIPITRVSDPLQPHEVNCDVACLVYDVTASRSFEFIARIYIKYFAESHIPVLIVGTKGDGMITRQEYILQPEVFCSKYQLLPPQLFNIKENKHDVLVKLATMAAFPHLKQFASFAGDNSSWWKAGIGVAAATIMGLVLIKILNFQRQ